AACGAACGAAGGAATGAATGAACGAATGAACGAATGAATGAACGaaggaatgaatgaatgaacgaaggaatgaatgaatgaacGAATGAATGAATGAACGAACGAAGGAATGAATGAACGAACGAATGAACGAATGAATGAACGAAGGAATGAAGGAATGAAGCCGAACACCGGACGTGACGTTTATTGCCGGAGGGGGCGGGGTCACTTCCAGCGCCCGCCCACGCGGCCCTTCCCGACAACCTTCTTGCTgcgggggggaggggagcgCGGTGGGACCCCCGGAAACACCCGAAATGCCCCCAAAACACCCcgaatccccccaaaaccccctccGAACACCCAGAAAATcaccaaaaccacccaaaatcccccaaaaccacccGAAATTCCAAAAAAAGCCCCCAGAAAGTCACCAAAAACACCcgaaatccccccaaaaccacccgAAATTCAAAAAAAGCCCCCAGAAAAATCACCAAGAACACCCAGGCCCTCAACAAAGCCCCAAGATCCCCCTAAAACCCCTCAAAATCCACCCAATTCCCGCCCAAATAacaccctgggaccccccaggggCCTCCCAGGACCctcaaccccccccaaaaaaaacccaccccccccggtccccccgcccctccccccgcccctccccccctcACAATTTCTGGGCGTGGCTGATCCGGTTGTACAGGACGTTGAtctgggggggggaggggcaaGTGTCAAAcgggggaacccaggcgtccggggggacccaggagttcaggagggacccaggcgtccggggggacccaggcgtccgggggacccaggtgtgCCCCACGAgagacccaggcgtccgggagggacccaggagttcaggagggacccaggcgtgcggggggacccaggcgtccgggggacccaggtgtgCCCCACGAgagacccaggcgtccagggggacccaggagttcaggagggacctaggcgtccgggggacccaggcgtccggggaaccCAGGTGTGCCCCACGAgagacccaggcgtccgggagggacccaggagttcaggagggaacccaggcgtgcggggggacccaggcgtccgggggacccaggtgtgCCCCACGAGAGACCCAGGCGtccggagggacccaggagttcaggagggacccaggcgtccgggggacccaggcgtccgggggacccaggtaTGCCCCACGAgagacccaggcgtccggggggacccaggagttcaggagggacccaggcatccggggggacccaggcgtccgggggacccaggtgtgCCCCACGAgagacccaggcgtccgggagggacccaggagttcaggagggacccaggcgtccgggagggaccaggcgtccgggggacccagaTGTGCCCCACGAgagacccaggcgtccgggagggacccaggagttcaggagggacccaggcgtccgggagggacccaggcatgccccaatgggggggacccaggcgtccgggccccacctcgtatttctgtttcctcagtttctccatCAGGTCGAACTTCTCGGACTCGAGCGTTTGGATCCAGCGATGGAGCTCGAGGGCCTGGGCCctggggggaggggcggggggaggggcgtCAGGGGGCCGGGGccaggggcggggggcggggcctgggggtgGGGCCTCAGTGTCCCAAgggcattttggggggttttggggtcccggggagATCCCTGGGCAGGGGTCTCAGGGTGgggttgggggtgggggggggggttgagCAAATattgtgggattttttgggggataatttggggtggttttggggggattttcgGTTTGGGGGATATCGGGTGTTTTTAGGGgatttggggtggttttgggggggatcCCACctgcaggggttgggggggggggaggggcggtctggggagggggggaggggcagggtgggggaggggcgggaccTGAGCTCCCCTCCCCCATCCCTCGATCTCcagcggggggaggggcgggggtgggggagggggaggggcagggtgggggaggggcgggaccTGAGCTTCCCCTCCCCCATCCCCTCGATCTCCAgtggggggaggggcagggtgggggtgggggaggggcagggtgggggaggggcggtACCTGAGCTCCCCCTCCCCCATCCCTCGATCTCCagtggggggaggggcgggggtggggggagggggaggggcagggtgggggaggggcggtACCTGagctccccctccccatcccctcgATCTCCAGGGGCCGTTTTCTCTCCGCCAGGATCCGCAGTTTCATCTCCCGGCCCGTCTGGCGCTTCCCGCGGCGCTGCTCGGCCTGCAGGGGGCGCCAAGGAGCTCGGGGGGGcgctctatggggctggggtctccatggggctctatggggctggggtctccatggggctctatggggctgggggctctatggggctggggtATACAcggggctctatggggctggggtctGCACGGGGCTCTATGGGCTGGGGGTCTCcatggggctctatggggctggggggtctccatggggctctatggggctggggtctACAcggggctctatggggctggggtATACAcggggctctatggggctggggtctCCATGGAGCTCTAGGGGCTGGGGTATACAcgggggctctatggggctggggggctccatggggctctatggggctggggtctCCATGGagctctatggggctggggtatacatggggctctatggggctggggtctccatggggctctatggggctggggggtctccatggggctctatgggggcTGGGGTATACAcggggctctatggggctggggtctccatggggctctatggggctggggtATACAcggggctctatggggctgggggtctccatggggctctatggggccgGGTATACACGGGGCTCTATGGGCTGGGGGGTCTCcatggggctctatggggctggggtATACAcggggctctatggggctggggtctCCATGGagctctatggggctggggtctccatggggctctatggggctggggtATACAcggggctctatggggctggggtctCCATGGagctctatggggctggggtctccatggggctctatggggctggggtctgcacagggctctatggggctggggtctccatggggctctatggggctggggtctgcacagggctctatggggctggggagtCTCCATGGagctctatggggctgggggtcgctatggggctctatggtccctatgggtccctgtgggtctctgtgggtcaggGGTCCCCACCTTTGCCAGGTACCCCCTGAAACGGGttctctacggtctctatgggtcgCTATGGGtgtctatagtctctatgggtctctgtgggttggggggggtctctgtgggtctctgtgggtctctgtgggttggggggtctctgtgggtctctgtgggtctctatgggtctctgtgggttgggggggtcctgtgggtctctgtgggtctctgtgggttggggggtctctgtgggtctctgtgggtctctgtggtctctgtGGGTTggggggtctctatgggtctctgtgggtctctgtgggtctctatgggtctctatgggttctCTGTGGGTCgggggggtctctgtgggtctctgtgggtctctgtgggtctctgtgggtctctatgggtctctgtgggttggggggtctctgtgggtctcggggggtctctgtgggttgggggggtctctgtgggtctctgtgggtctctatgggtctctgtgggtcggggggtctctgtgggtctctgtgggtctctgtgggtctctatgggtcagGGGTCCCCACCTTGGCCAGGTACCCCCCGAAATGGGGCATGTTGGACAGAACTTTCTTCTTCTTGGCGTCGTCCTCAGCGCGTTTCttggcctcctcctcctccttgcgCAGCTTCTCCTCCTAAACGGGCACacggggacatcgtggggacaccatggggacaccatggggacaatggggacctggggggacatggggacatggggacattggggggacatagggacattGGTGACACGGTGTCACtggtgacatggggacattggtgacattggggacattggtgacacagggacatgggggatatggggacattggaacaaggggacatggggggacatgaggacatggggggacatgggagtatggagggacatggggacattggggacacagTGTCACTGGTGACattggggacgtggggacattggggacactggtgacacaaggacatgggggacatggggacagggggacacggggccatggggacattgggacagggggacacggggccatggtgacacggggacacggggccatggggacacggggccatgggacattggggacagggggacacggggccatggggacacggggccatggggacatagggacatggggacattggggccagggggacacggggcatggggacacggggacatggggccatggggacacagggacatggggacacggggccatggggacacggggccatggggacacagggacacggggacacgggccatggggacacggggccatggggacacggggaccaggggacatggggccatggggacacagggacacagggacacggggacacggggccatggggacattggggacacggggacacggggacagggggacacggggacacggggacatggggccatggggacacagggacacggggacaggggacacggggacacggggccagggtgacacggggacacggggccatggggacacggggccatggggacacggggacacggggacacggggccatggggacaccgggccatggggacacggggacacgggaaacggggccatggggacacggggccatggggccatggggacacggggccatggggacacggggacacgggacacggggacacgtcACCCCCGCCAGCCTCGCCTGCCGCTCTCGCTCCTTCTCCGTGCGGTTCCTCAGCTGCTCGTTGCGCTCGGCGCGGCGCCGCTCCTGGGGACGCACGTGTCACCCCGTCACCCCCGTCGCCCGCCATgtccctcctgtgtccccccgcgTGTCACATCCCCCCTGcgctccccatgtccccatgttgTCCCCACGTCCCGCTGTCCCTCACGATTCTCTCCATCAGCGCCAccagctcctgtccccccaatgtcccccatgttCCCAtgtcctccatgtccccccaatgtccccatgtccccaatgtccccctgtgtccccatgtccccatgtccccctgacccccaatgtccccctgtccccccaatgtcccccatgtcccccatggtccccaatgtcccccatgtccccaatgtcccccatgtcccccccatgtccccaatgtcccccatgtccccaatgtccccctgtgtccccatgtccccatgtccccctgacccccaatgtccccctgtccccccaatgtcccccatgtcccccatgtccccatgtcccccatgtcccccccatgttcccaatgtcccccatgtccccaatgtcccccctgtcccccccatgtccccaatgtcccccgtCCCTCACAATTCTCTCCATCAGCgccaccagctcctgctcccccatgtccccattgtccccatgtccccctgtcccctccatgtcccccccatgtcccccatgtccccaatgtcccccatgtcccccatgtcccactgtcccccccatgtccccaatgtcccccgtCCCTCACGATTCTCTCCATCAGCgccaccagctcctgctcctccttcctcNNNNNNNNNNNNNNNNNNNNNNNNNNNNNNNNNNNNNNNNNNNNNNNNNNNNNNNNNNNNNNNNNNNNNNNNNNNNNNNNNNNNNNNNNNNNNNNNNNNNNNNNNNNNNNNNNNNNNNNNNNNNNNNNNNNNNNNNNNNNNNNNNNNNNNNNNNNNNNNNNNNNNNNNNNNNNNNNNNNNNNNNNNNNNNNNNNNNNNNNtgggcagttttggggtgatttgggggaTTTTCAGGGTGACTTGGGGTGTTCTGGGGTGATTTTGTGGATTTCTGGGGTGACTTTGTGTCTTTTTGGGTGATTTGGGGGATTTCCGGGGGGTCACTCACGTTTCATGCGGCTCCAAAGCTGCTTCTTGCCCTTGGGGGGGGGCTGGGCCCGGGCCCCCTCCCCGTAGTGTTGGGGTACGAGGGTTGGGGGGGGCGGCCGaattgggggggtccccgcgccccccctgcccccccgcgccggccccgccccccgcggcccctcccccgcccagcggtgggggggggggggctggggggggttgggggggggcaGCTGCGCTTGGGGGGTCCCGTATGGGGGGGGCGGCTCCTCCAGCCCGGGAAccggcggctgctgcgggggggGAACATGGTgttgggggggacccaggcatccgggacccccccaacccccccagagtgacccaggcatccgggaacccccaaaccccgagaggggacccaggcgtccgggaaccCCCAACTCCCCCAGAGTGACCCAGGCATCTGggaaccccaaacccccagaggggacccaggcgtccgggaaccccccaacccccccagagtgacccaggcatctgggaacccccaaaccccccagaggggacccaggcgtccgggaaccccccaacccccccagagtgacccaggcatctgggaacccccaaaccccccagagggacccaggcgtccggttcccccctcccaaaaagggacccaggcgtccggcccCCTGACCTGGCCGAGGCCGCTCTGCtgcccggggggggccgggggggggctgTTGGGGGCTTTCCGTAGCCCCCCCAGccgggccccccccgccccgtacGCGGCTGCTCCATATCCCGAATTACACCCCCTGCAATGAGACCCCATGTGTCAAGAGACCCCCCCTCAGCCGGGGGGGGGCACAgagccccaaacccccaaatgccccccagacccccctccCCATCAGGGACACCAGTCTACCCCACCTAAACTGGTGGGGGACACCAGGTCtgtgccccccaaacccctcctgtgccccccaaacagccccagaCCCCACTTAGAGCCCCTACACCCCCCAACCCTCCAgaaccccccagcccccccaaattcccctgtgcccccccagcccccaaatCCCTGCGCCCCCAGCCAGGACACCAGGTCTACCCCACCTAAACTGGTGGGGACACCAGGTCtgtgtccccccaaaccctcctgtgccccccaaacagccccagaCCCCACTTAgagccccccaggccccccagaccccccccgACCCTCCAGAatccccccagaccccccaaattcccctgCGCCCCCCCCAAATTCCCTGTGCCCCCAGCCAGGCACACCAGGTCTACCCCATCCAAACTGGTGGTGACACCAGGTCTGtgcccccccccaaacccctcctggacccccccaaacgcccccagaccccccttagagcccccaggccccccgtgccccccagctCACCAGCGGGTAGTAGTACCCATACGGGTAGTAGCTGCTGCCGTAGGGCTGGTACCACTGGTAGTACGGCGGGGTCTGCGGGGGGGGGTCGCCCTGCGGCTGTGAGtacttgggggggggggggggaagcaaacaaaagatcagtgggaccccccccaaaccccactgaACGCCCAGACACCCCCAAGAGACTTTGGGACCCCCCAGGACCTTttgggaccccccaaaaaacacttTGTGACTCCCCCgtgcccccccggcccctttgggacccccccaggaccctttgggaccccccccaaaaccacttTGTGACCCCCCATgtgccccccaggacccccccaaaccctccctgTACCCCCCAACTCCCCCCACACAAAAGACTCTGTGACCCCCCCGTGCCTCCCAGGACCctttgggaccccccccaaaccactTTGTGActtccctgtgccccccaggaCCTTTTGTGgacccccgtgccccccaggaccctttgggaccccccaggaccctcTGAGACCCCCCCCGAAACCACTTTGTGACCCCCCCCGTGCCCCCTAGGACCCTttgggacccccaggaccctttgggacccccccaaaaccacttTGTGaccccccccgtgccccccaggaccctctgggaccccccaggaccctctgagacccccccaaaaccacttTGTGaccccccccgtgccccccaggaccctctgggaccccccaggaccctctgagacccccccaaaaccacttTATgacccccccgtgccccccaggaccctctgggaccccccaggacccccccaaatccactttgtgaccccccccccggaccccccgcTCACCTgcgcccccccgcgccccccccgcccttcCCTCCGGCCGCCGCTTTGCTGATGGACGCCAGCGCCTGCCGGGCCTTCTCCCACTCGGGGTTCTCGTGGGCGGGGGGCGGCTCCTCCCGCCCCCCCAGCGCGAACTGGGGGGGGCCCtgtgtgtttggggggggggggggggggaacaaACCAACCCGGTCAGAGCGGCCGCGACCaggcccggcccccccgccccggttcTGCCGCCTCCCCGCGCTCACCACTCCGCCGCTCGCTGGTCCCGAGGTTGGCGGCCATGGCGGGGCGCCCGCtttgtgcccccccccccaaaaattaTAATAACGGGGGCGCAACCGAACCCCCCCCCCGGAGCGACCGGCGGCGGCGCGATCGTCCCGGCGGCTCGCGGGGACCAAGATGGCGGCGCCGCCTTCCCCGTCCCCTCCGCTTCCCCTGTGACGTCACGCCCAGCGGCCAATAGGGGAAGGGGGAAGGCGGAAGAGGCGGGTATCCCCGCCAATGGGAGGAGGAGCGCTGCGAGCGTTGACCAATAGAAGGGAAAGGGGCGGGCTGATTGATTTCCTCAGGAAGGCGGGGCGTCGCGCACGGCGGCCAGTGGGAGGGAGGAGCCGCCGCGCGTGGTGGCCAATAGGAGCGGGAGGAACGGAAAGGGGCGGGGCTAAAGGAGTCCCCTCGGGAAGGCGGGGCGTCGCGCAGCGGGGGCCAATaggaaggcagagctgagcgttttggggggggggaacGGCGGCCGGGGAGGGACAAATCGCTGTAAAAGCGCAACGGGGCCGCTATGGGGAGGGGAAGCAGGTTTTAGGGACTTCGGGGTCCCCAATGTtcccctgtccccgtccccagggCTTTGGGGTCCCCAAGTCCCATCTCCTCATCCCCACCGGCCCTAACGtgtcccccccgaactcctgggtccctcccgaactcctgggtccctcccttTTAACTCAATGAAGCAGCATCACCCAGACACCTGGATCCCCCTTAatgcccccccccaaaaacgcAGGAGGAGGGGCTGGACCCCCGTTTTGGGAGGAAATGCACATATTATGGGGGATTTGGTGCCCTGTTTTGAGGGGGGTCAATCCCCACTATTTTGGGGAAAATCCCCCATTTTTGTGGAGATCTTGACCCCCTGTTTTGGAGAGGCTGACCCCTGTTTTGGGGGTGAAATCCCCTTTTTGGGTGTCTCATTCTCCATTGttggaggcgggggggggggggggcctcAACCCTCGAACCCCCCTTTTCCCAATAACACACGAACCccaaagaactggaaaaatcgtttatttttttctttaattgggggggggggggggttccCCCGACTCCATTTCTGGGGGGAAgaggttggggggggggggaggggcgacACCCCCCAATAACAAAACACCacggggggggggagggggagggggggaggggcggggagggaagggctaCGACACCAGCactggggggggtgggggggaggggggaaaaaccccccaaaaaaccggcgggagggggcggggggcggggaggggcggggggaggggcgcgGCGGGGGAGGGGCGCTACCAGAAGTCCCGCCGGTGATACGCGTCCGGGTCGCAGTATTTGGTCACCACGACTCTGTTGGCGAATTTGCGGCCGGTCAGGCCCTGCATGGCCTTCTGGCAGTCGAACACCGACGTGAACTCCACGAAAATCTGGGGGTTGATTAGAGAAACCCGTTAATTAGTGGTTaatggggtgggggaggggcggacgggggttatggggggatgggggggaggggaggggccCCCATGGGCCCTGAACAGCGACGTGAACGCCCCGAAAATCTGGGGATTGATCGACCACATCTCCATGGGTTCGTCCGTTCCATCCTTGTCCCTTTCGTGTCCCTCTcgtgtccctcctgtcccctcagcTCCTATTCCTGATGTCCCAATGTCTCcaagtgtcccccagtgtccccaacgTCACTTGTGTCACCTTCCCGCACCCCGGGACGTCGACACCGTCATGGATTGGGGGATCTCGATGGGTTTGATGgccccgtgtgtccccatgtcccctctaTGTCCCTCATATCTCCTGTTCCTCAACTCCCAATGACCCCACgtgtcccctgatgtccccaaatgtccccaatgtcactTGTGTCACCTTCCCACGCCCGGACCTCAATGCCATCCACGGGCCGGGGGATCTCGATGGATCTGCCTGTTTCATCCTCGTCCCTCtggtgtccctcctgtcccctcagcTCCTATTCCCGATGTCCCAGTGTCTCCAagtgtcccccaatgtccccaaagTCACTTGTCTCACCTTCCCACACCCGGGACCTCGACACCATCAACGGGCCGGGGGATCTCGATGGATCTGCCTGTTCCATCCTCATCCTTTCCACGTCTCTTTCatgtccctcctgcccctcagCTCCTATTCCTGGTGTCCCAATGACCCCCAcgtgtcccccaatgtcccccaaaCGTCCCCGGtctcaccttcccgcaccccGGGACCTCGACGCCGTCCACGGGCCGGGGGATCTCGATGGATTGACGGCCCCGTACTTGCCGCACTCGTCCCTCACGTCCTCCACGATCTCCTCGTACTCCTCGTCGtccagcagctcctcgggcaGCACCATGTTGAGCAGACACAGCACCTCGGTGGGGTGTCCCCCACCGTCACCGCcgtccccaccagccccggcaCCTGCAGCGTCACCGGCGTCTGGTTGATGGTGCTCTGGGGGGAAAACGGGGGGTCAGGGGCACATGGGGACACGCGGGGACGAAGCCGGGGGCTCCTGCTCCGGCCCCTGTGCCCCCGAGTCCGTCACGTCGTCACCAAAGTTATTGTCACCCGTGTGTCACCTCCCCCCTCACAAGGACCTGGGGACAAGGAGAAGGTGCCCCGACCCCCCTGgaaaagggacccaggtgtccgggtgTCCCCCGGGCCCAaaaaaaggacccaggagttccgGTGACCCCataaagggacccaggagttccaGTGACCCCataaagggacccaggagttccaGTGACCCCataaagggacccaggagttccgGTGACCCCataaagggacccaggcatcctcACACCCCataaagggacccaggagtttggtGTCTCCCACATG
This genomic stretch from Caloenas nicobarica isolate bCalNic1 unplaced genomic scaffold, bCalNic1.hap1 Scaffold_418, whole genome shotgun sequence harbors:
- the LOC136002816 gene encoding troponin T, slow skeletal muscle-like isoform X2, whose protein sequence is MERIERRRAERNEQLRNRTEKERERQARLAGEKLRKEEEEAKKRAEDDAKKKKVLSNMPHFGGYLAKAEQRRGKRQTGREMKLRILAERKRPLEIEGMGEGELRAQALELHRWIQTLESEKFDLMEKLRKQKYEINVLYNRISHAQKFKKVVGKGRVGGRWK
- the LOC136002816 gene encoding troponin T, slow skeletal muscle-like isoform X1, which translates into the protein MEDMGTWGTLGGQELVALMERIERRRAERNEQLRNRTEKERERQARLAGEKLRKEEEEAKKRAEDDAKKKKVLSNMPHFGGYLAKAEQRRGKRQTGREMKLRILAERKRPLEIEGMGEGELRAQALELHRWIQTLESEKFDLMEKLRKQKYEINVLYNRISHAQKFKKVVGKGRVGGRWK